A genomic segment from Aegilops tauschii subsp. strangulata cultivar AL8/78 chromosome 1, Aet v6.0, whole genome shotgun sequence encodes:
- the LOC109752176 gene encoding ammonium transporter 2 member 1: MAYAASSPAVPDWLNKGDNAWQLTAATFVGIQSMPGLVVLYGSIVKKKWAVNSAFMALYAYASSLLVWVLVGFRMAFGERLLPFWGKAGVALTQDYLVGRAKLSATKRGSTPLVEPFYPEATLVMFQFEFAAITLILLAGSVLGRMNIKAWMAFTPLWLMLSYTVGAFSLWGGGFLYHWGVIDYSGGYVIHLSSGIAGFTAAYWVGPRLKSDRERFSPNNILLMIAGGGLLWMGWAGFNGGAPYAANITASVAVLNTNVSAATSLLTWTCLDVIFFGKPSVIGAVQGMMTGLVCITPGAGLVQTWAAVVMGIFAGSVPWFTMMILHKKSALLMKVDDTLAVFHTHAVAGLLGGVLTGLLATPELMMMESSVPGPKGAFYGGGIKQVGKQLAGAAFVIVWNLVVTTLILLGIGLFVPLRMPDDQLMIGDDAAHGEEAYALWGDGEKFDATRHDVSRGAGGEREMGTAEQRLAGMGARGVTIQL, translated from the exons ATGGCGTACGCGGCGAGCTCGCCGGCGGTGCCGGACTGGCTGAACAAGGGCGACAACGCGTGGCAGCTGACGGCGGCGACGTTCGTGGGCATCCAGTCCATGCCGGGCCTGGTGGTCCTCTACGGCAGCATCGTGAAGAAGAAGTGGGCCGTCAACTCCGCCTTCATGGCGCTCTACGCCTACGCCTCCTCGCTCCTGGTGTGGGTGCTGGTCGGGTTCCGCATGGCGTTCGGCGAGCGGCTGCTGCCCTTCTGGGGCAAGGCGGGCGTGGCGCTGACGCAGGACTACCTCGTCGGCCGCGCCAAGCTGTCGGCGACGAAGCGCGGGAGCACGCCGCTGGTGGAGCCCTTCTACCCGGAGGCGACGCTGGTGATGTTCCAGTTCGAGTTCGCCGCCATCACGCTCATCCTGCTGGCGGGCTCCGTGCTGGGCCGCATGAACATCAAGGCCTGGATGGCCTTCACGCCGCTCTGGCTCATGCTCTCCTACACCGTCGGCGCCTTCAGCCTCTGGGGCGGCGGCTTCCTCTACCACTGGGGCGTCATCGACTACTCCGGCGGCTACGTCATCCACCTCTCCTCCGGCATCGCCGGCTTCACCGCCGCATACTGG gtgggcccgaggCTGAAGAGCGACCGGGAGCGGTTCTCCCCGAACAACATCCTGCTCATGATCGCCGGCGGCGGGCTGCTGTGGATGGGGTGGGCCGGGTTCAACGGCGGCGCGCCCTACGCCGCCAACATCACGGCGTCCGTGGCCGTGCTCAACACCAACGTCAGCGCGGCGACGAGCCTCCTCACCTGGACCTGCCTCGACGTCATCTTCTTCGGCAAGCCGTCCGTCATCGGCGCCGTCCAGGGCATGATGACCGGCCTCGTCTGCATCACCCCCGGCGCAG GGCTGGTGCAGACGTGGGCGGCGGTGGTGATGGGCATCTTCGCGGGCAGCGTGCCGTGGTTCACCATGATGATCCTGCACAAGAAGTCGGCGCTGCTGATGAAGGTGGACGACACCCTGGCCGTCTTCCACACGCACGCCGTGGCGGGGCTCCTCGGCGGCGTCCTCACGGGGCTCCTGGCCACGCCGGAGCTGATGATGATGGAGTCGTCGGTGCCGGGGCCCAAGGGCGCCTTCTACGGCGGGGGCATCAAGCAGGTGGGCAAGCAGCTGGCCGGCGCGGCGTTCGTGATCGTGTGGAACCTCGTGGTCACCACGCTCATCCTGCTCGGCATCGGGCTGTTCGTGCCGCTGCGGATGCCCGACGACCAGCTCATGATCGGCGACGACGCCGCGCACGGGGAGGAGGCCTACGCGCTGTGGGGCGACGGCGAGAAGTTCGACGCCACGCGGCACGACGTGTCCAGGGGCGCCGGCGGGGAGAGGGAGATGGGCACCGCGGAGCAGCGGCTCGCCGGCATGGGAGCCAGGGGCGTCACCATCCAGTTGTAG